The Leptospira brenneri genomic sequence GAATTCCAAGACCATCTTCTTCCTAACGAAGACTTAGAAATATCCGGAATCCTTGAGAGAAGTTTTAAAAAACGAGGGATTGAACAATACTTAAGTTATGGAGTGGAAACTGCTTCGGTTTCTGAATCGGGAGTGGAACTCACTTTACAGGATCGTAAATCGGCAAAAAAAGAAAAGTTAAACTTTGATAAGGTGATTGTTGGAGTGGGAATCACTCCGAATACTAATTCTATTGGTTTGGATGAAATCGGGGTTAAACTAAAAAACGGATTAATTGACTTTGTTGGTAACTATCGCTCTACAGTGGATCATATTTATGCGATTGGGGATTGTATTCCTACACCAGCTCTTGCACATGTGGCTAGCGCAGAAGGGATCCGTGCGGCAGAAGATATATCTGTGCGACTCGGAAATCCTCATCATTTACAAATAACAAGACTAAACTATTCTTATATCCCAGGTTGTACCTATTGCCATCCAGAAGTGGCGAGTCTCGGTCTTACAGAGGAAAAAGCCAAAGCACAAGGGTATGAAATCTCAGTAGGGAAATTTCCTTTCACGGCAAGTGGAAGAGCCCAGGCCCAAGGAGACACTACTGGGATGGTGAAAATTGTTTCTGATAAAAAACACGGTGAAATTTTAGGAGCCCATATCATTGGCAGTGGGGCAACAGAGATGATCGCAGAGCTTACATTAGGTGCCAATATGGAGATCACGGTAAAGGAACTTGCAAATACGATCCACGCACACCCAACTTTGGCAGAAGGAATTATGGAAAGTGCCGCGGCAGTGCTTGGTGAAGCGATTAATATATAAGGTGGGGAAGAAAATATAGTTCATTATGCGAAA encodes the following:
- the lpdA gene encoding dihydrolipoyl dehydrogenase — translated: MSNPNHFQVIVIGGGPGGYVAAIRAAQLGLQTCIVEREKLGGVCLNWGCIPTKALLESAHVLEHLKHAASFGLSCDNIKADFEAVIKRSRSVADQMAKGVEFLMKKNKITVVNGEARFQNSKTIQVKTNSGEEISYTADFYILAVGAKNKALPFLPFDGKRVLSARDAMNEPKVIPNLAIIGAGAIGVEFADFYASMGSKVTIVEFQDHLLPNEDLEISGILERSFKKRGIEQYLSYGVETASVSESGVELTLQDRKSAKKEKLNFDKVIVGVGITPNTNSIGLDEIGVKLKNGLIDFVGNYRSTVDHIYAIGDCIPTPALAHVASAEGIRAAEDISVRLGNPHHLQITRLNYSYIPGCTYCHPEVASLGLTEEKAKAQGYEISVGKFPFTASGRAQAQGDTTGMVKIVSDKKHGEILGAHIIGSGATEMIAELTLGANMEITVKELANTIHAHPTLAEGIMESAAAVLGEAINI